In a genomic window of Rhododendron vialii isolate Sample 1 chromosome 12a, ASM3025357v1:
- the LOC131311553 gene encoding protein EARLY FLOWERING 5 isoform X2, translating into MKEKGEAPVMFSHLGPPRRRTNAEEEERVKHPKPEDSVYYHPTLNPTGAPPPGKPPMFKSTIGPRIPLSEASSSGAALSSDLEAEDIALAAPPPPPPLPPMPHTDDAHTGDDSINPASLPLPPPPPMPPKPAMANSSTSLPLPPLPPPPPGPPPKEHVSTRPPLPPPPPALPHQSTQPPPPGTGVTGRENSQSAKSDDPISKLPAQAPTMLPPPPPPPGLPLKLASDLSEGVLSESEARNSSGTKDLSKMVPPPPPPRPQPGIPMHAQVPTLQPDVLPPGISRFPLPPPPPDMRPSLAAPGLPGPPGMMIPLIPRPPFGPPPGPPPMLRPPLPPGPPPFPLDDFVTRPTVPQKPSYIKSAASTVVKRPLAQHTPELTSMVPASVRVRRETAAPKPKSKQSLSSAPAAAIKPAVVPTVTKPESVNSSSAPKLQSVDDSYTAFLEDMKALGALDS; encoded by the exons ATGAAAGAGAAGGGTGAAGCACCAGTCATGTTCAG TCATTTGGGACCTCCCCGAAGACGGACAAATgcggaggaagaagaaagagtcAAGCACCCTAAACCTGAA GACTCAGTTTACTATCACCCCACATTGAATCCTACTGGAGCACCACCACCTGGAAAGCCTCCTATGTTTAAATCAACAATAG GACCAAGAATTCCGTTGTCAGAAGCATCGTCGAGTGGTGCTGCATTATCATCGGATTTAGAAGCGGAGGATATTGCTTTGGCTGcccctcctccacctccacctctcCCTCCCATGCCTCATACTGATGATGCACATACTGGAGATGATTCAATCAACCCTGCATCTTTGCCCTTACCTCCTCCGCCTCCTATGCCACCAAAGCCTGCCATGGCCAACTCGTCTACCTCATTGCCTCTGCCTCCtttgccaccaccacctcctgGCCCCCCACCCAAAGAACATGTTTCAACTCGCCCTCCCcttcctccacctccaccagcACTTCCCCATCAGTCTACTCAGCCACCTCCACCTGGCACTGGGGTTACTGGAAGGGAGAATAGTCAATCTGCGAAGTCAGATGATCCAATCTCCAAGCTGCCGGCTCAG gcaCCAACTATGCTCCCTCCACCCCCTCCACCACCTGGCTTGCCATTGAAGTTGGCAAGTGATCTTTCTGAAGGTGTGCTATCTGAATCCGAGGCTAGAAATTCTTCTGGAACCAAAGATCTTTCTAAAATGGTTCCCCCTCCACCTCCTCCAAGGCCACAACCTGGAATACCCATGCATGCCCAAGTCCCAACTTTACAGCCTGATGTATTACCCCCGGGAATTTCACGGTTCCCCCTACCCCCACCTCCACCAGATATGCGGCCatcattagctgctcctggaCTACCTGGTCCCCCTGGAATGATGATTCCTCTTATTCCAAGGCCGCCTTTTGGTCCTCCCCCCGGACCACCTCCTATGTTGAGACCACCACTACCACCTGGCCCTCCTCCTTTCCCTCTGGATGATTTTGTCACAAGGCCTACTGTACCTCAAAAGCCATCATATATCAAATCGGCTGCATCTACCGTTGTTAAGAGGCCACTTGCTCAGCACACTCCAGAACTTACGTCCATG GTTCCTGCATCAGTACGCGTGAGGAGAGAGACAGCTGCTCCGAAACCCAAATCAAAGCAATCTCTGTCATCCGCACCTGCTGCTGCCATCAAGCCTGCAGTTGTTCCAACTGTCACAAAACCCGAGTCGGTTAATTCCTCATCAGCGCCAAAACTGCAAAGTGTTGATGACTCGTACACGGCTTTCTTAGAGGACATGAAGGCTCTGGGTGCCCTAGACAGTTGA
- the LOC131311553 gene encoding protein EARLY FLOWERING 5 isoform X1 produces the protein MKTTKGGKVMNPTDAYRKELRKKELKRNKKERKKVREVGILKKDPETLKDQIDKLEVMKADGALDKARKHKKRQLEDTLNLVLKKRKEYEDKMKEKGEAPVMFSHLGPPRRRTNAEEEERVKHPKPEDSVYYHPTLNPTGAPPPGKPPMFKSTIGPRIPLSEASSSGAALSSDLEAEDIALAAPPPPPPLPPMPHTDDAHTGDDSINPASLPLPPPPPMPPKPAMANSSTSLPLPPLPPPPPGPPPKEHVSTRPPLPPPPPALPHQSTQPPPPGTGVTGRENSQSAKSDDPISKLPAQAPTMLPPPPPPPGLPLKLASDLSEGVLSESEARNSSGTKDLSKMVPPPPPPRPQPGIPMHAQVPTLQPDVLPPGISRFPLPPPPPDMRPSLAAPGLPGPPGMMIPLIPRPPFGPPPGPPPMLRPPLPPGPPPFPLDDFVTRPTVPQKPSYIKSAASTVVKRPLAQHTPELTSMVPASVRVRRETAAPKPKSKQSLSSAPAAAIKPAVVPTVTKPESVNSSSAPKLQSVDDSYTAFLEDMKALGALDS, from the exons ATGAAGACCACAAAGGGAGGCAAAGTCATGAACCCTACGGACGCCTACCGCAAGGAGCTTCGCAAGAAGGAATTGAAGAGG aacaaaaaagaaaggaagaaagtgCGGGAGGTGGGGATATTGAAGAAGGATCCCGAGACACTTAAGGATCAGATCGATAAGCTAGAAGTGATGA AGGCAGATGGTGCTTTGGATAAAGCGAGAAAACACAAGAAGAGGCAGCTTGAAGACACACTGAATCTTGTCCTTAAGAAGAGGAAG GAATATGAAGATAAGATGAAAGAGAAGGGTGAAGCACCAGTCATGTTCAG TCATTTGGGACCTCCCCGAAGACGGACAAATgcggaggaagaagaaagagtcAAGCACCCTAAACCTGAA GACTCAGTTTACTATCACCCCACATTGAATCCTACTGGAGCACCACCACCTGGAAAGCCTCCTATGTTTAAATCAACAATAG GACCAAGAATTCCGTTGTCAGAAGCATCGTCGAGTGGTGCTGCATTATCATCGGATTTAGAAGCGGAGGATATTGCTTTGGCTGcccctcctccacctccacctctcCCTCCCATGCCTCATACTGATGATGCACATACTGGAGATGATTCAATCAACCCTGCATCTTTGCCCTTACCTCCTCCGCCTCCTATGCCACCAAAGCCTGCCATGGCCAACTCGTCTACCTCATTGCCTCTGCCTCCtttgccaccaccacctcctgGCCCCCCACCCAAAGAACATGTTTCAACTCGCCCTCCCcttcctccacctccaccagcACTTCCCCATCAGTCTACTCAGCCACCTCCACCTGGCACTGGGGTTACTGGAAGGGAGAATAGTCAATCTGCGAAGTCAGATGATCCAATCTCCAAGCTGCCGGCTCAG gcaCCAACTATGCTCCCTCCACCCCCTCCACCACCTGGCTTGCCATTGAAGTTGGCAAGTGATCTTTCTGAAGGTGTGCTATCTGAATCCGAGGCTAGAAATTCTTCTGGAACCAAAGATCTTTCTAAAATGGTTCCCCCTCCACCTCCTCCAAGGCCACAACCTGGAATACCCATGCATGCCCAAGTCCCAACTTTACAGCCTGATGTATTACCCCCGGGAATTTCACGGTTCCCCCTACCCCCACCTCCACCAGATATGCGGCCatcattagctgctcctggaCTACCTGGTCCCCCTGGAATGATGATTCCTCTTATTCCAAGGCCGCCTTTTGGTCCTCCCCCCGGACCACCTCCTATGTTGAGACCACCACTACCACCTGGCCCTCCTCCTTTCCCTCTGGATGATTTTGTCACAAGGCCTACTGTACCTCAAAAGCCATCATATATCAAATCGGCTGCATCTACCGTTGTTAAGAGGCCACTTGCTCAGCACACTCCAGAACTTACGTCCATG GTTCCTGCATCAGTACGCGTGAGGAGAGAGACAGCTGCTCCGAAACCCAAATCAAAGCAATCTCTGTCATCCGCACCTGCTGCTGCCATCAAGCCTGCAGTTGTTCCAACTGTCACAAAACCCGAGTCGGTTAATTCCTCATCAGCGCCAAAACTGCAAAGTGTTGATGACTCGTACACGGCTTTCTTAGAGGACATGAAGGCTCTGGGTGCCCTAGACAGTTGA